The following coding sequences lie in one Halogeometricum rufum genomic window:
- a CDS encoding aldo/keto reductase, translating into MEYTTLGDTGMEVSRICLGCMSFGTSDWRDWVLDEEAGKELVDRAIELGVNFFDTANMYSAGESERVLGEALEGRREEAVVATKVYFQMDEEDPNSGGLSRKAIEQELDASLDRLGMDTVDLLQIHRWDYDTPVETTLRALDDAVRRGKVRYFGASSMWAHQFADALHTSDRLGLDRFATMQNHYNLLYREEEREMLPLCEKENVGVIPWSPLARGWVARPHEEARSTKRGETDELAHGHPYLEGGGRAVNERVQELADEKGVKMAQIGLAWLFHKDGVDAPIVGTTSIEHLEDAVEALDISLSRSEMDYLEEPYEPVRVSGHD; encoded by the coding sequence ATGGAATACACGACGCTCGGCGACACCGGGATGGAGGTGTCCCGAATCTGTCTGGGCTGCATGAGTTTCGGGACCAGCGACTGGCGCGACTGGGTGCTGGACGAGGAGGCGGGCAAGGAACTGGTGGACCGGGCCATCGAACTCGGTGTCAACTTCTTCGACACGGCGAACATGTACTCCGCGGGCGAGTCCGAACGCGTCCTCGGCGAGGCGTTGGAGGGCCGCCGCGAGGAAGCCGTCGTCGCGACGAAAGTCTACTTCCAGATGGACGAGGAGGACCCGAACTCCGGCGGCCTGTCGCGGAAGGCCATCGAACAGGAGTTGGACGCCTCGCTCGACCGCCTCGGGATGGACACGGTGGACCTCCTGCAGATTCACCGCTGGGACTACGATACGCCCGTCGAGACGACGCTTCGCGCCCTCGACGACGCGGTCCGGCGCGGGAAGGTGCGGTACTTCGGCGCGTCGTCGATGTGGGCGCACCAGTTCGCCGACGCCCTGCACACCTCGGACCGACTGGGCCTCGACCGGTTCGCGACGATGCAGAACCACTACAACCTGCTGTACCGGGAGGAGGAACGCGAGATGCTGCCGTTGTGCGAGAAGGAGAACGTCGGCGTCATCCCGTGGTCACCGCTCGCTCGCGGGTGGGTCGCCCGCCCGCACGAGGAGGCCCGTTCGACCAAACGCGGCGAGACGGACGAACTCGCGCACGGCCATCCGTACCTCGAGGGCGGCGGCCGGGCGGTGAACGAGCGCGTGCAGGAACTCGCAGACGAGAAGGGCGTGAAGATGGCGCAAATCGGGCTGGCGTGGCTGTTCCACAAGGACGGCGTGGACGCGCCCATCGTCGGCACGACGAGTATCGAACACCTCGAAGACGCGGTGGAGGCGCTCGACATCTCGCTCAGTCGGTCGGAGATGGACTACCTCGAAGAGCCGTACGAGCCGGTTCGGGTGTCGGGACACGACTGA
- a CDS encoding cytochrome c biogenesis protein CcdA: MQAVASGAFAGTVAFAVSAGVATFLAPCAYPLLPGYVGYYVSREDADLGGAVVRGGAAAAGALVVLAGVTALLFTAGAAVVSRLTLLEPVVGVALVFLGALFALGRAPTLHLQLPQRRASVGGFAVFGGVYALAAAGCVVPVFVGVVTQSLTLSAGRAAVALLAYALAAAVPLAAVTVLGALGSDAFRGLSRHVGSVQRVAGVVMVLAGLWQVVISVQFLGWV; this comes from the coding sequence ATGCAGGCCGTCGCCTCGGGCGCCTTCGCCGGCACCGTCGCGTTCGCCGTCTCAGCGGGCGTCGCCACCTTCCTCGCCCCCTGCGCCTACCCCCTCCTCCCCGGTTACGTCGGCTACTACGTGAGCCGTGAAGACGCCGACTTGGGCGGCGCCGTCGTCCGCGGCGGGGCGGCGGCGGCCGGCGCACTCGTCGTCCTCGCCGGCGTCACCGCCCTGCTGTTCACCGCCGGCGCCGCCGTCGTCTCGCGCCTGACGCTCCTCGAACCCGTCGTCGGCGTCGCCCTCGTCTTCCTCGGTGCCCTGTTCGCCCTCGGCCGCGCGCCGACGCTCCACCTGCAGTTACCACAGCGACGGGCGTCAGTCGGCGGATTCGCCGTCTTCGGCGGCGTCTACGCCCTCGCGGCCGCCGGCTGCGTCGTCCCCGTCTTCGTCGGCGTCGTCACCCAGTCGCTGACGCTCTCGGCGGGGCGGGCGGCCGTCGCCCTCCTCGCGTACGCCCTCGCGGCCGCCGTCCCCCTCGCGGCGGTGACGGTGCTGGGCGCTCTCGGGAGCGACGCGTTCCGCGGCCTGTCGAGGCACGTCGGGTCGGTGCAACGCGTGGCGGGCGTCGTGATGGTGCTGGCCGGCCTGTGGCAGGTGGTCATCTCGGTGCAGTTCCTCGGCTGGGTCTGA
- a CDS encoding TlpA family protein disulfide reductase — MRRRELLAGLGSLGVVGGAGYVALNGLGGDDGLPLTVRTLDAPGSEAGERPVPVPGDPTVLDLFATWCVPCSAQMESLTALHEEFGDRATFVSVTNERFGGGLTADDVRAWWADHDGAWTVGHDPESRLMSELGAGGLPFLAVFDADGTATWTHRGLASEANLREQIRAVL, encoded by the coding sequence GTGAGGCGGCGCGAACTCCTCGCCGGACTCGGGAGTCTGGGCGTCGTCGGCGGCGCGGGCTACGTCGCGCTGAACGGCCTCGGCGGCGACGACGGCCTCCCCCTGACCGTCCGGACGTTGGACGCGCCGGGGTCCGAGGCGGGGGAGCGCCCCGTCCCCGTGCCCGGCGACCCGACCGTCCTCGACCTGTTCGCCACGTGGTGCGTGCCGTGTTCGGCGCAGATGGAGTCGCTGACGGCGCTGCACGAGGAGTTCGGTGACAGGGCGACGTTCGTCTCCGTGACGAACGAACGCTTCGGCGGCGGCCTGACGGCCGACGACGTGCGCGCGTGGTGGGCCGACCACGACGGCGCGTGGACCGTCGGACACGACCCCGAGAGCCGCCTGATGAGCGAGTTGGGCGCCGGCGGCCTCCCGTTCCTCGCCGTCTTCGACGCCGACGGCACCGCGACGTGGACCCACCGGGGCCTCGCCTCGGAGGCGAACCTCCGCGAACAGATTCGGGCGGTGCTGTGA
- a CDS encoding 2Fe-2S iron-sulfur cluster-binding protein — translation MPTVRYRGEEIPCERGAVLRDVLLAADQSPHNGGANVLNCRGLGSCGTCAVSVRGPVTDRTARERARLSVPPHDAAAGLRLACQTRVLDDVTVEKHPGFWGHRVEEPAPEE, via the coding sequence ATGCCGACCGTCCGATACCGCGGAGAGGAGATTCCGTGCGAACGCGGCGCGGTGCTCCGCGACGTCCTCCTCGCGGCCGACCAGTCGCCCCACAACGGCGGCGCGAACGTCCTCAACTGCCGGGGACTGGGTTCGTGCGGGACGTGCGCCGTCTCCGTCCGCGGCCCCGTCACCGACCGGACGGCCAGAGAACGCGCGCGCCTGTCCGTCCCGCCGCACGACGCCGCGGCGGGACTCCGACTGGCGTGCCAGACGCGCGTCCTCGACGACGTGACCGTCGAGAAACACCCCGGGTTCTGGGGGCACCGCGTCGAGGAACCGGCCCCGGAAGAGTAG
- a CDS encoding CBS domain-containing protein: MQVREIMSSPVVTVRSDATLREAVGEMLDRGVGSVVVVDSGPVGIVTSTDVLRAMYRGGGALADVAVTRVMSRELATATKKTSVTTALDTMERRKVKKLPVRDGIELVGIVTMTDIAQHQPDAVNEVRGRISHRGDWSK; the protein is encoded by the coding sequence ATGCAAGTTCGCGAGATCATGAGTTCGCCCGTCGTGACCGTCCGCTCGGACGCGACACTGCGCGAAGCGGTCGGCGAGATGCTGGACCGCGGCGTCGGGAGCGTCGTCGTCGTCGACTCCGGGCCGGTCGGTATCGTCACCAGCACCGACGTCCTCCGAGCGATGTACCGCGGCGGTGGGGCACTGGCGGACGTCGCGGTGACGAGGGTGATGAGTCGGGAGCTAGCGACGGCGACGAAGAAGACGAGCGTCACGACGGCGCTCGACACGATGGAGCGGCGAAAGGTGAAGAAGCTCCCCGTCCGGGACGGCATCGAACTCGTCGGCATCGTCACGATGACGGACATCGCCCAGCACCAACCGGACGCCGTCAACGAGGTGCGCGGGCGCATCTCCCACCGGGGCGACTGGTCGAAGTGA
- a CDS encoding bactofilin family protein, whose translation MSNTFVTRLFAVVLAVFLLTGGFAGAVSAQEAPFGTTVTVAEGETHQGTLEVVAGTVVVAGTVDGDLQGVAGTVVVTDTGRVTGDVGVAAGSVTVDGAVGGDVEVAAGVLDVGETAVVAGILEAGAGDVRLDGTVEGDVTLGADTIVVGETAVVGGSLTYDAQRFSLADGASVAGSVVRDDSLVVSTPVFGVETDSFALPQWVGAAYGLLVNLVLGAVLLLVAPRFAARVTSVGTAQAIKSGGVGLLVLVGVPVALVLLLLTIVGIPLSIAGFLAFGLVLWVTTVYGALVLGTWLLSLGEYESRWAALAVGVLLVSLVGLVPLGGVLQFLVLLVGLGAFALALRGEGGDEGDESVGAVGGDEAQTA comes from the coding sequence ATGTCCAATACGTTCGTCACTCGGTTGTTCGCCGTCGTCCTGGCCGTCTTCCTCCTGACCGGAGGGTTCGCCGGCGCGGTGAGTGCGCAAGAAGCGCCCTTCGGCACGACGGTAACCGTCGCCGAGGGCGAGACGCACCAAGGCACGCTCGAAGTCGTCGCCGGCACCGTCGTGGTGGCCGGCACCGTCGACGGCGACCTACAGGGCGTCGCCGGCACCGTCGTCGTCACCGACACCGGTCGCGTCACCGGCGACGTCGGGGTTGCCGCCGGGTCCGTCACCGTCGACGGCGCGGTCGGTGGCGACGTCGAAGTCGCCGCCGGCGTCCTCGACGTGGGTGAGACGGCCGTCGTGGCCGGCATCCTCGAAGCCGGCGCGGGCGACGTTCGCCTCGACGGCACCGTGGAGGGCGACGTGACCCTCGGCGCCGACACCATCGTCGTCGGCGAGACGGCCGTCGTCGGCGGCAGCCTGACCTACGACGCCCAGCGGTTCTCGCTCGCGGACGGCGCCTCGGTCGCCGGGTCGGTCGTCCGCGACGACAGCCTCGTCGTCAGCACGCCCGTCTTCGGGGTCGAGACGGACAGCTTCGCCCTGCCGCAGTGGGTCGGCGCGGCCTACGGACTGCTCGTCAACCTCGTCCTCGGCGCCGTCCTCTTGCTCGTCGCGCCCCGGTTCGCCGCGCGCGTGACCAGCGTCGGCACCGCGCAGGCGATAAAGAGCGGCGGCGTCGGCCTCCTCGTGCTGGTCGGCGTCCCCGTCGCGTTGGTGCTGTTGCTCCTGACCATCGTCGGCATCCCCCTGTCCATCGCGGGGTTCCTCGCGTTCGGTCTGGTGCTGTGGGTGACGACGGTGTACGGCGCACTCGTCCTCGGGACGTGGCTGCTGTCGCTCGGCGAGTACGAGAGCAGGTGGGCCGCCCTCGCGGTGGGCGTCCTCCTCGTGAGTCTGGTGGGTCTCGTCCCTCTCGGGGGCGTCCTCCAGTTCCTCGTCCTCCTGGTCGGCCTCGGGGCGTTCGCCCTGGCCCTCCGCGGTGAGGGCGGCGACGAGGGCGACGAGTCGGTCGGAGCCGTCGGCGGCGACGAGGCGCAGACGGCCTGA
- a CDS encoding thioredoxin domain-containing protein: protein MRTTRRTYLAVAGAALAGTAGCLGGGSGSGDRPSCDVGQLEQVNSLPHPTLGAEDAAVTVDVYEDFACPHCATYNLDVFPKVKENYVDTGKIRYRFFDFPLPVSEQWSWGGAIAARAVQDRTDHETYFEYAKTLFDRQDELTSNGFTVVHDAADEYDVDGCEVMGSVEQDAYRPVVQQDRQRAVDRGLQSTPTVVVNGERLANYDWETVQNGIEGHLKSASKS from the coding sequence ATGCGAACGACCCGACGAACCTACCTCGCCGTCGCCGGTGCGGCCCTCGCGGGCACCGCCGGGTGTCTCGGCGGCGGGTCCGGTTCCGGCGACAGACCCTCCTGCGACGTCGGCCAGTTAGAGCAGGTGAACTCGCTCCCGCACCCGACGCTCGGGGCCGAAGACGCCGCCGTCACCGTCGACGTCTACGAGGACTTCGCCTGTCCGCACTGCGCGACGTACAACCTCGACGTGTTCCCGAAGGTGAAGGAGAACTACGTCGACACCGGGAAGATACGGTACCGCTTCTTCGACTTCCCCCTGCCCGTCAGCGAGCAGTGGTCGTGGGGCGGCGCGATAGCCGCCCGCGCGGTACAGGACCGCACGGACCACGAGACGTACTTCGAGTACGCAAAGACCCTGTTCGACCGGCAGGACGAACTCACGAGCAACGGCTTCACCGTCGTCCACGACGCGGCCGACGAGTACGACGTGGACGGCTGTGAGGTGATGGGCTCGGTCGAACAGGACGCCTACCGGCCCGTCGTCCAGCAGGACCGCCAGCGCGCGGTGGACAGGGGACTGCAGAGCACGCCCACGGTCGTCGTCAACGGCGAACGGTTGGCGAACTACGACTGGGAGACGGTACAGAACGGCATCGAGGGGCACCTGAAGTCCGCCTCGAAGTCCTGA
- a CDS encoding SCO family protein, which produces MKRRSYLRAAGLVGATGLAGCVGGSPLGLGDANPNVALGKPDRDADVSSEDLPYPAWGQQVPDVTIPAPLSGETVAVRDIEGPHFHTFFFTNCMTVCPVLISALREVQIHSIEEGYADAVSFYPVTFDPARDDAEAFREEAEQMNVDMDAGNWQFLRPDGKEAARRVVDEEFGVFFQKQENGDGPYMFAHLGLILLVNGDGYVERAYRGSEPDEQTLIEDLRRVRNASN; this is translated from the coding sequence ATGAAGCGACGCTCCTACCTCCGGGCGGCGGGACTCGTCGGCGCGACCGGTCTCGCGGGCTGTGTCGGCGGGTCACCACTCGGCCTCGGCGACGCGAACCCGAACGTCGCCCTCGGGAAACCGGACCGCGACGCGGACGTGTCGAGCGAGGACCTGCCGTACCCCGCGTGGGGCCAGCAAGTCCCCGACGTGACGATACCGGCTCCGCTCTCCGGCGAGACCGTCGCCGTCCGCGACATCGAGGGCCCGCACTTCCACACGTTCTTCTTCACCAACTGCATGACCGTCTGTCCGGTCCTCATCAGCGCCCTCCGCGAGGTGCAGATTCACTCGATAGAGGAGGGCTACGCCGACGCCGTGTCGTTCTACCCCGTCACGTTCGACCCGGCGCGGGACGACGCCGAGGCGTTCCGCGAAGAGGCCGAACAGATGAACGTGGACATGGACGCCGGCAACTGGCAGTTCCTCCGACCGGACGGGAAGGAGGCCGCCCGACGCGTCGTCGACGAGGAGTTCGGCGTCTTCTTCCAGAAACAGGAGAACGGCGACGGTCCGTACATGTTCGCGCATCTGGGCCTCATCCTCCTCGTCAACGGCGACGGCTACGTCGAACGCGCCTACCGCGGCTCCGAACCCGACGAGCAGACGCTCATCGAGGACCTGCGCCGGGTCCGAAACGCGTCGAACTGA
- a CDS encoding creatininase family protein: protein MYVADQTWPELGDYVAAESVAVVPLGSTEQHGPHLPLATDHLIAEALAREAADRTDVLCTPTVNVGVSPHHRQFHGTMWVDPPQFRDYVESMTRNLAYHGIDRVVYVNAHGGNAQHLREVGRRLRDDGTMYAIEWMWDESIPDLVDEVFEHNGPHGGPKETAMIMHIAGELVREDRLGDARDGGLVDLDDSTNYMTHGARTFYDAVENSENGVFGDQTDATPETGERLFEAAADQLVQLIDWLDDRRFEDLMAPAHVDPQPGSRR from the coding sequence ATGTACGTCGCAGACCAGACGTGGCCCGAACTCGGAGACTACGTCGCCGCAGAGTCGGTCGCAGTCGTCCCCCTCGGTTCGACGGAACAGCACGGCCCGCACCTCCCCCTCGCCACCGACCACCTCATCGCCGAGGCGTTGGCCCGCGAGGCCGCCGACCGGACGGACGTGCTCTGTACGCCCACCGTGAACGTCGGCGTCAGCCCCCACCACCGGCAGTTCCACGGGACGATGTGGGTGGACCCGCCGCAGTTCCGCGACTACGTGGAGTCGATGACGCGCAACCTCGCCTACCACGGTATCGACCGCGTGGTGTACGTGAACGCCCACGGCGGCAACGCCCAACACCTCCGCGAGGTGGGTCGCCGCCTCCGCGACGACGGGACGATGTACGCCATCGAGTGGATGTGGGACGAGTCCATTCCGGACCTCGTCGACGAGGTGTTCGAGCACAACGGTCCCCACGGCGGACCGAAGGAGACGGCGATGATCATGCACATCGCCGGCGAACTCGTCCGCGAGGACCGACTCGGAGACGCCCGCGACGGCGGCCTCGTGGACCTCGACGACTCCACGAACTACATGACCCACGGCGCGCGCACGTTCTACGACGCCGTGGAGAACTCTGAGAACGGCGTCTTCGGCGACCAGACGGACGCGACGCCCGAGACGGGCGAACGCCTGTTCGAGGCCGCCGCCGACCAGTTGGTGCAGTTGATAGACTGGCTGGACGACAGGCGGTTCGAGGACTTGATGGCACCGGCGCACGTGGACCCGCAACCGGGCAGTCGGCGGTGA
- a CDS encoding DUF7405 family protein, whose amino-acid sequence MFERGASRRAFLKSAVALGGATALSACLSRAEEPIPSGTTDPSSLPARQHAWNDALPRDDAGNVVLPRHQVLLYLDHDGVPDAAARETVEAALTTLDGAYERSNEGLIHSIGYSPRYFSRFDESLPESVDLPEPRALSSFETPEFDRQDALLHLASDRADAVLAAEEALRGNRDTLNGTDVAAPLTDAFTVADRRTGFVGPGMPAERQDELNGIPASGPVPEESPLFMGFKAGFAKTQATEDYVTIDEGPFAGGTTKHLATIRQRLDDWYGEQDFEERVMEMFSPLHAERGLVEGVGENLGDDSGLTQEMLDTIREQAAEFGRVGHAQKAARANRDADGNVRLLRRHFESTDDGEASLHFPSLQRRITDFEEVRTAMNGSDLTDVPTIRQRVNNGILEYIFVQRRGNFLVPPRSLRSLPTPTGAVPGLD is encoded by the coding sequence ATGTTCGAGCGTGGTGCGTCCCGTCGGGCGTTTCTGAAGTCCGCCGTCGCGCTCGGCGGCGCGACGGCCCTCTCCGCCTGCCTCTCCCGCGCCGAGGAACCGATTCCGTCCGGGACGACCGACCCCTCGTCGCTCCCGGCGCGCCAGCACGCCTGGAACGACGCCCTCCCCCGTGACGACGCCGGCAACGTCGTCCTGCCGCGCCATCAGGTCCTCCTCTACTTGGACCACGACGGCGTCCCCGACGCCGCCGCCCGCGAGACGGTCGAAGCCGCGCTGACGACGCTCGACGGGGCGTACGAGCGGAGCAACGAGGGGCTGATTCACTCCATCGGCTACTCGCCGCGGTACTTCTCTCGGTTCGACGAGTCGCTCCCCGAGAGCGTGGACCTGCCCGAACCGCGGGCGCTGTCGTCGTTCGAGACGCCCGAGTTCGACCGGCAGGACGCCCTCCTCCACCTCGCCTCCGACCGGGCGGACGCGGTGCTCGCCGCCGAGGAGGCCCTCCGGGGCAACCGGGACACGCTGAACGGCACGGACGTGGCGGCACCGCTGACCGACGCGTTCACCGTCGCCGACCGGCGGACGGGGTTCGTCGGGCCGGGGATGCCCGCCGAACGGCAGGACGAACTGAACGGCATCCCGGCGTCGGGGCCCGTCCCCGAGGAGTCGCCGCTGTTCATGGGGTTCAAAGCGGGGTTCGCGAAGACGCAGGCGACGGAGGACTACGTGACCATCGACGAGGGACCGTTCGCCGGCGGGACGACCAAACACCTCGCCACCATCCGGCAACGCCTCGACGACTGGTACGGCGAACAGGACTTCGAGGAGCGCGTGATGGAGATGTTCTCACCGCTGCACGCCGAACGCGGACTCGTGGAGGGCGTCGGCGAGAACCTCGGCGACGACAGCGGCCTCACGCAGGAGATGCTCGACACGATTCGCGAACAGGCCGCGGAGTTCGGGCGCGTCGGCCACGCCCAGAAGGCCGCGCGGGCCAACCGCGACGCCGACGGCAACGTCCGCCTGCTCCGCCGGCACTTCGAGTCCACCGACGACGGCGAGGCGAGCCTCCACTTCCCCAGCCTCCAGCGGCGAATCACCGACTTCGAGGAGGTTCGCACGGCGATGAACGGGTCGGACCTGACCGACGTGCCGACCATCCGCCAGCGGGTGAACAACGGCATCCTCGAGTACATCTTCGTCCAGCGACGCGGCAACTTCCTCGTCCCGCCCCGGTCGCTGCGGTCGCTGCCGACGCCGACGGGCGCGGTGCCGGGACTGGACTGA
- a CDS encoding acyl-CoA synthetase, which produces MALSYDDAVSQFEWDVPADYNLPAVVASHAEAFGDRVALRFRDAEGTREERTYADLRDDMNRFANALAEMGVGEGDRVMHLVPRHPDVFAVQLGALKRGAILVPCSSMLKPKDIAYRANDCEASTVVAHDSLVEMVDEVRAETPLERFVCLGGDADGWESLQSLLSGRETTHDGPELAASDPMSINYTSGTTGQPKPVMHRHRWMRCFELVNAPYWWGVTADGEVPPGESEEPADLSDELLWATTGTGWAKWFWSPVGVGITTGATQLLYDGEFDPDTFLSIMAEEGVTRLCAVPTQYRMFSQADLSSYDIDLRAALSAGEPLNREPIEAIESTFGVTPRDGYGQTETVALVTNYPGIDVKPGSMGKPTPGLGTTIIDDEENELDAGEIGEIAVPVDCPGIFDGYFERDDLDRETFFGEYYRTGDLASRDEDGYFFFEGRADDIIISAGYRIGPFEVEDALVSHDAVAEAAAVASPHEERGDVVKAYVVLTEGHEGSDELATEIQEFMKEETAPYKYPRRIEFVEELPKTSSGKIRRIELRSREEETFGQ; this is translated from the coding sequence ATGGCACTTTCGTACGACGACGCCGTCAGCCAGTTCGAGTGGGACGTTCCGGCCGACTACAACCTCCCGGCGGTGGTCGCCTCCCACGCCGAGGCGTTCGGTGACCGGGTCGCCCTCCGCTTCCGGGACGCCGAGGGGACGCGCGAGGAACGGACGTACGCGGACCTCCGCGACGACATGAACCGCTTCGCCAACGCCCTCGCGGAGATGGGCGTCGGCGAGGGTGACCGCGTGATGCACCTCGTGCCGCGCCACCCCGACGTGTTCGCGGTACAGTTGGGTGCGCTGAAGCGCGGGGCGATTCTCGTCCCGTGTTCGTCGATGCTGAAGCCGAAGGACATCGCCTACCGCGCGAACGACTGCGAGGCGTCCACCGTCGTCGCCCACGACTCCCTCGTGGAGATGGTCGACGAGGTGCGCGCGGAGACGCCCCTCGAACGGTTCGTCTGTCTCGGCGGCGACGCCGACGGGTGGGAGTCGTTGCAGTCGCTCCTGTCGGGGCGAGAGACGACGCACGACGGCCCCGAACTCGCCGCGTCGGACCCGATGTCCATCAACTACACGTCGGGGACGACGGGGCAACCGAAGCCCGTGATGCACCGCCACCGGTGGATGCGTTGCTTCGAACTCGTGAACGCGCCGTACTGGTGGGGCGTCACCGCCGACGGCGAGGTGCCGCCGGGCGAGTCAGAGGAACCCGCCGACCTGTCGGACGAACTGCTCTGGGCGACGACGGGCACCGGGTGGGCCAAGTGGTTCTGGAGTCCCGTCGGCGTCGGCATCACCACGGGCGCGACGCAGTTGCTGTACGACGGCGAGTTCGACCCCGACACGTTCCTCTCAATCATGGCCGAGGAGGGCGTCACGCGCCTCTGCGCCGTCCCGACGCAGTACCGGATGTTCTCGCAGGCCGACCTCTCGTCGTACGACATCGACCTGCGGGCGGCCCTGTCGGCGGGAGAACCGCTCAACCGCGAACCCATCGAGGCCATCGAGTCGACGTTCGGCGTCACCCCGCGGGACGGGTACGGTCAGACGGAGACGGTGGCACTCGTGACGAACTACCCCGGCATCGACGTGAAACCGGGCAGCATGGGCAAGCCGACGCCGGGACTCGGGACGACGATAATCGACGACGAAGAGAACGAACTCGACGCGGGCGAGATCGGCGAGATAGCCGTCCCCGTCGACTGTCCGGGAATCTTCGACGGCTACTTCGAACGCGACGACCTGGACCGCGAGACGTTCTTCGGGGAGTACTACCGGACGGGCGACCTGGCCTCCCGCGACGAGGACGGCTACTTCTTCTTCGAGGGCCGCGCCGACGACATCATCATCTCCGCGGGCTACCGCATCGGCCCGTTCGAGGTGGAGGACGCCCTCGTCTCCCACGACGCCGTCGCGGAGGCGGCCGCCGTCGCCTCCCCGCACGAGGAACGCGGCGACGTGGTGAAGGCGTACGTCGTCCTCACCGAGGGGCACGAGGGCTCCGACGAACTGGCGACGGAGATTCAGGAGTTCATGAAGGAAGAGACGGCGCCGTACAAGTACCCGCGCCGAATCGAGTTCGTCGAGGAACTGCCGAAGACGTCGTCCGGGAAGATTCGCCGCATCGAACTCCGGAGCCGAGAGGAGGAGACGTTCGGCCAGTAG
- a CDS encoding MFS transporter gives MDRRTERRRLALAMWAVLVSQVLLYPGVSDLVRALGGAGDVRAGMWFLVAEFAAFVAFAGVWGAASDAVGRRRPLVVAGALGGACGYLVLAAAPTLGLPFAAVLVVRVLGGAMTIGAFSLSMTALADLSSENGKNMGAAGIAIGLGAALGSVVGGRLADADPLYPLYGAAFVLVAAAAVVATVPDRTPDGVRVRLDAALGRLRRRPALGVPYAFGFIDRMTAGFFALVGVYYFRDAFGLDAFGAGLALFAFFFPFALLQYPFGSLSDRVGRFVPVVVGSVGYGVTIVAVGAAPTLPLAVATMALVGVFGALVSPATMALVTDVAGAEERGAALGGFNVFGSLGFLAGFLVGGFATSSAGYFAAFLAVGLAEIAIATVAGRAVWRLSADGFGESIAESASD, from the coding sequence ATGGACAGACGGACGGAGCGACGCCGACTCGCACTGGCCATGTGGGCCGTGCTGGTGTCGCAGGTGTTGCTCTATCCCGGCGTCTCCGACCTCGTTCGGGCGCTGGGCGGCGCGGGCGACGTGCGGGCCGGGATGTGGTTCCTCGTCGCCGAGTTCGCCGCGTTCGTCGCCTTCGCGGGCGTCTGGGGCGCGGCCAGCGACGCGGTCGGACGACGCCGACCGCTCGTCGTCGCCGGCGCACTCGGCGGCGCCTGCGGCTACCTCGTCCTCGCCGCCGCGCCGACGCTCGGACTCCCCTTCGCCGCCGTCCTCGTCGTCCGCGTCCTCGGCGGCGCGATGACCATCGGCGCGTTCTCGCTGTCGATGACGGCGCTCGCCGACCTCTCCTCGGAGAACGGCAAGAACATGGGCGCGGCGGGCATCGCCATCGGTCTCGGGGCGGCACTCGGCTCCGTCGTCGGCGGGCGACTCGCCGACGCCGACCCCCTCTACCCGCTGTACGGCGCGGCGTTCGTCCTCGTCGCCGCCGCCGCCGTCGTCGCCACCGTCCCCGACCGCACGCCCGACGGCGTCCGGGTCCGCCTCGACGCCGCCCTCGGCCGTCTCCGCCGACGCCCGGCGCTCGGCGTCCCGTACGCTTTCGGCTTCATCGACCGGATGACGGCCGGATTCTTCGCCCTCGTCGGCGTCTACTACTTCCGCGACGCGTTCGGGCTCGACGCGTTCGGGGCCGGCCTCGCCCTGTTCGCGTTCTTCTTCCCGTTCGCGCTGCTGCAGTACCCGTTCGGCTCGCTCTCGGACCGCGTGGGTCGGTTCGTCCCCGTCGTCGTCGGCTCCGTCGGCTACGGCGTCACCATCGTCGCCGTCGGCGCCGCGCCCACGCTCCCGCTGGCCGTCGCGACGATGGCGCTCGTCGGCGTGTTCGGCGCGCTCGTCTCGCCGGCGACGATGGCGCTGGTGACGGACGTGGCGGGGGCCGAAGAGCGCGGTGCGGCGCTCGGCGGCTTCAACGTCTTCGGCAGTCTCGGCTTCCTCGCGGGCTTCCTCGTCGGCGGGTTCGCCACCTCGTCGGCGGGCTACTTCGCGGCCTTCCTCGCCGTCGGCCTCGCCGAAATCGCCATCGCAACCGTCGCGGGGCGGGCGGTGTGGCGGCTCTCGGCGGACGGGTTCGGCGAGTCGATAGCCGAGTCGGCGAGCGACTGA